Proteins encoded by one window of Desulfobacterales bacterium:
- a CDS encoding paraslipin, translating into MQPFFVIIFVIAIFTIIIVAKGIIIVQQAETMIIERLGKYNRTLESGVNIIIPIFEQPRKVHWRYVKTDVSGENKIILTKETAKIDLRETVYDFPKQNVITKDNVMIEINALLYFQVTDPVKSMYEIANLPDAIEKLTQTNLRNVVGELDLDECLSSRDTINKKLSTILDDATDKWGVKVNRVELQDINPPKDVQEEMEKQMRAERSRRAAILQAEGQKRAAILEAEGLKEASINKAEGEKRATILKAEGDAEARIKVAEGEAEAILKITGAISQSKADPATYLIAIKYIESLTEIMNGKENKVILLPYEATALISSIGGIQEMLKGIK; encoded by the coding sequence ATGCAACCTTTTTTTGTTATAATATTTGTAATAGCGATATTCACCATAATTATCGTCGCTAAAGGTATCATAATAGTTCAACAGGCTGAAACCATGATTATTGAAAGACTTGGAAAATATAATCGAACTTTGGAAAGTGGAGTTAACATTATAATTCCAATATTTGAACAGCCTCGTAAAGTGCATTGGCGTTACGTAAAAACAGATGTATCGGGTGAAAATAAAATTATTCTAACTAAGGAAACCGCAAAAATTGATCTTAGAGAGACTGTTTACGATTTCCCAAAGCAGAATGTAATAACAAAAGATAATGTTATGATTGAAATAAATGCTTTACTTTACTTTCAAGTAACTGATCCTGTTAAAAGCATGTATGAAATTGCAAACCTTCCCGATGCAATAGAAAAACTTACACAAACAAATCTTCGAAATGTAGTAGGAGAGCTTGATCTTGATGAATGTCTATCGTCAAGGGACACAATAAATAAAAAATTAAGTACAATACTTGATGACGCGACAGATAAATGGGGCGTTAAAGTAAATCGAGTAGAATTGCAGGATATTAATCCTCCTAAAGATGTTCAAGAAGAAATGGAAAAACAAATGAGAGCTGAAAGAAGCAGAAGAGCTGCTATTCTTCAAGCAGAAGGACAAAAAAGAGCAGCTATTCTTGAAGCAGAAGGCTTAAAAGAAGCATCTATAAATAAAGCTGAAGGTGAAAAAAGAGCAACTATTCTTAAGGCGGAAGGTGATGCAGAAGCAAGAATAAAAGTTGCAGAAGGTGAAGCAGAGGCAATTCTTAAAATAACAGGCGCGATATCGCAATCAAAAGCGGATCCCGCAACCTATTTAATTGCTATAAAATATATTGAGTCATTAACAGAAATAATGAATGGAAAAGAAAATAAGGTTATTTTACTTCCCTATGAAGCAACTGCTTTAATTAGTTCAATTGGAGGCATACAGGAAATGCTAAAGGGAATTAAATAA
- a CDS encoding NfeD family protein has protein sequence MQEWQAWITLGIILVIVEIFTPGFVLASFGVACMAAGIIASIGFSFNIQLIFFSIITLLIFFTIRPLFNRFFYKNSKMKPTGVDALLSKKALVIEKINNVENRGRIKIGGETWRALSETEKIIDIGALVIIKKIEGTTAFVEKKEEENR, from the coding sequence ATGCAAGAATGGCAAGCGTGGATAACTTTAGGAATAATTCTTGTAATTGTTGAAATATTTACACCTGGATTTGTTTTAGCTAGTTTTGGAGTTGCATGCATGGCTGCTGGAATTATTGCATCTATAGGCTTTAGCTTCAACATTCAGTTAATATTTTTTTCTATAATTACATTACTAATTTTCTTCACTATTCGACCATTATTCAATCGTTTTTTTTATAAAAACTCTAAAATGAAGCCAACAGGAGTTGATGCTCTTCTATCAAAAAAAGCATTAGTTATTGAAAAAATTAATAACGTGGAAAATAGAGGTAGAATAAAGATAGGAGGGGAAACTTGGAGAGCGTTATCCGAAACAGAAAAAATTATTGATATTGGAGCATTAGTCATTATAAAAAAAATTGAGGGCACTACTGCCTTTGTAGAAAAAAAAGAGGAGGAAAATAGATAA
- a CDS encoding cold shock domain-containing protein: protein MANGIVKWFNDKKGFGFIEQDQGKDIFFHHSAINMKGFKTLTKGDRVTFDIEQNARGPSAKNVTKIAE, encoded by the coding sequence ATGGCAAACGGTATTGTAAAATGGTTTAACGACAAAAAGGGTTTTGGATTTATTGAGCAAGATCAAGGAAAGGATATTTTCTTTCACCATTCAGCAATTAATATGAAAGGATTCAAAACTCTTACAAAAGGAGATAGAGTAACGTTTGACATAGAGCAAAACGCCCGTGGTCCATCAGCTAAGAACGTCACTAAAATAGCAGAATAA